GACCGATGAAGCCGATTTGACAGGCTATTTCTGGGAGAATGTGATCACGGGGTCTGGAGCTTTTGTGGTAACGGCAAATGGATTTGCTGATTATCCCGCGCGGATCAGGCAAAAGCTCATTCGGGAAGTGGCCGAACAATTTGCGGACAATCGATGAATTTGGCCGTCCATGTGAGCGCAAACAGTTTTCGTAACGACGGATTCGGGGTATTCTCTCGCGAAATCTTGCAAATTTCGCTGGATTATTCTGACTAAAATTATTGGATTTGATTTTTGTGATCACGATCTTTTGGGTGTGATCACAAAGGTCAAATAAAGCGCCAACTGTGCCAAAAAAGCGCGGGTTTTTGCTGGCCTCAAAGGTGACAGGCCGCGAAAAAACGTTAGTAAAGTGGCAAGGGAACCTGAAAGGATTCAACATGGCTGACGCGAAAAGGGTCGAGCGCCCGCTTTCTCCTCACCTGACGATCTATCGCCCGCAGCTGACGTCGATGACGTCGATCCTTACGCGGGTCACTGGCAATGCGCTGATCGTCACCACTTTCATCATCGTTTGGTGGTTGCTGGCCGCAGCGGCCGGCCCCGAGCATTTTGCCGTGGCTGACGGATTTGCCACGAGCCTGCTGGGCGATGTTATCTTCGCGCTGTCCGCGCTTGGCATCTGGTATCATTACCTTGCCGGATTGCGTCACCTGATTTTCGACGCAGGCAAAGGCCTTGATATTCCGACCGCGGAAAAGCTGGGCTGGGCCTGCATCGTCGGTTCGGTCGTTTTGACCGTTCTCACAATCATCATCGTCTGAGGGGGCCCATCATGCGTTTTCTGACAGACCGCAAGCGCGCTGAAGGGCGTGGTGCAGCACACGCCGGCACCGAACATCACTGGTACATGCAGGTCAGCGCGGTAGGCTTGGCCTTCATCGTTCCGGCTTTCATCTACATGTTCGGCTCTTTGCTGGGCTCCTCCTATGAACATGTCATCGCGACACTGAGCCGCCCGTTCCCCGCAATCCTGTCTGGGCTGGTGCTGGTGTTTGGCCTCGCGCACTTCCGCAAGGGCGCTCAGATGATGATCGAAGATTACACCCGCAAGTCGACCCGAAAGGTTCTTATCATGCTGGTGATCACCATGACCTATGGCCTGACCGCGGCTGGCCTGTTCGCGCTGGCGAAAATCGCGCTTTGAGGATCTGAGACATGGCTGAATACGAATACGAAACTCATGAATATGACGTGGTCGTGGTGGGGGCTGGCGGCGCCGGTCTGCGTGCGACGCTCGGCATGGCGGAACAAGGTCTTCGCACGGCTTGCGTTACAAAGGTCTTTCCGACCCGTTCGCACACCGTTGCGGCGCAAGGTGGTATTGCCGCGTCGTTGGGCAACATGGGCCCCGACAGCTGGCAGTGGCACATGTATGACACTGTGAAAGGCTCTGACTGGCTTGGTGATACCGACGCGATGGAATACCTCGCGCGTGAAGCCCCCAAGGCCGTCTATGAGCTGGAGCACTACGGTGTGCCGTTCTCGCGTACCGAAGAAGGCAAAATCTATCAGCGGCCGTTTGGTGGGCACACCACCGAATTTGGCGAAGGCCCAGCGGTACAAAGGACCTGTGCTGCGGCAGACCGGACCGGTCACGCGATCTTGCACACGCTTTATGGCCAGTCGGTGAAGAACAACGCCGAGTTCTATATCGAGTATTTCGCGATTGATCTGATCATGTCCGATGACGGTCAGTGCCAGGGTGTGGTTTGCTGGAAGCTGGATGACGGCACCATGCACGTCTTCAATGCCAAAATGGTGGTTCTGGCGACAGGCGGCTATGGTCGTGCGTATTTCTCGGCGACTTCCGCGCACACTTGCACAGGTGACGGCGGCGGCATGGTTGCGCGCGCAGGGCTTGCGCTGCAGGACATGGAGTTCGTGCAATTCCACCCGACTGGTATTTATGGCTCCGGCTGCCTGATCACAGAAGGTGCGCGCGGTGAGGGAGGGTATTTGACCAACTCCGAAGGCGAGCGTTTCATGGAGCGTTATGCGCCCCAGTACAAAGATCTCGCGCCGCGTGACTACGTCTCCCGCTCCATGACAATGGAAATCCGCGAAGGTCGTGGTGTCGGTGAAAATGGCGACCACATTTTCCTGAACCTCAACCACCTGCCAGCTGACGCGCTGGCGGAACGACTTCCGGGTATTTCGGAAAGCGCGAAAGTGTTTGCAGGCGTAGATGTTACCAAGGAACCGATCCCGGTTTTGCCGACCGTGCACTACAATATGGGTGGTATCCCGACCAACTATTGGGGCGAGGTACTGAATCCGACGCAGGATGATCCGACCGCCGTTGTGCCGGGTCTGATGGCCGTGGGCGAAGCAGGGTGTGCTTCTGTGCACGGAGCGAACCGTCTTGGGTCCAACTCGCTGATTGACCTCGTCGTCTTCGGGCGTGCTGCTGCGATCCGCGCGGGCAAAGTCGTGGATGCGGACGCTCCTAATCCTGTTCTGAACCAAGCGTCGGTTGATGCGGCGTTCGACCGGTTTGACGGTTTGCGGAACGCCAAGGGCGGCGTTCCGACTGCGGAACTGCGCCTGGAGATGCAGCACTGCATGCAAGCTGATGCAGCGGTGTTCCGCACCGACAAGACGCTGAAGGAAGGCGTGGACAAGATGACGGCGATCGCCTCCAAGATGGACGATCTGCACGTTACCGACACATCGCTTGTCTGGAACAGCGACCTGATGGAGACGCTGGAACTCACAAACCTGATGCCAAACGCTCTGGCGACCATTCACGGTGCGGAAGCGCGTAAGGAAAGCCGCGGCGCACATGCGCATGAGGATTATTCCGAGCGTGATGATGATAACTGGCGCGTGCACACGGTCAGCCGCGTTGACGGCAACAAGGTAGACCTGAGCTATCGTCCTGTGATCGTTGATCCTCTGACCAACGAAGACCAAGGCGGTATCAGCCTCAAAAAGATCGCGCCCAAGGCGCGGACCTTCTAAGGCAGGATCTTGGACGCGGTACGCGACATATCGGCTAACCGGCGGGTCATCGTTCATATTGGTGCCCAGAAAACCGGGTCGACCTCCTTGCATCGGTTTCTGAAACTTAATCAGGAAACGCTTGCGGGGAAGGTCGATATTCGCGTTCCGGTAAAAGGATCCGTTGTCCGTGAGTTGGGAAAAACCTGTGCCTTGTACAGCCTCAAGCCGGCGGCCCATAAAGCGTCGCTGGTTGGCCTGCTGGAACAGGTCAGAGCCGACCTCGAAGGTGGTGACAGCGTTTGTATCATCAGCCACGAAAACATCATTGGCGCGATGATGGGACGCCGCGACGTGCGCGAGCTTTATCCGCGTGCGGGTGAGATAGTCGGACTGATCGATGCTCATTTGGCACCGTTCAAACCGGACTATGTGATCTATACCCGTGCACGGGATGCGTGGTTGAAGAGCGTGTATAATCAGGCTGTTAAGTCGGACAGTTATGCGGGCTCAAAAGCCCAGTTTGATGCGGATGTCAGAGACGCGCGCGACTGGCCTGCTGTGGCACAAGAGGTCGCAGCTGTGGTCGGCGACGACCGCCTCAGCGTATTTGCACTTGAGGATGAAACAACCGCGGATCGCCCTGGTCGGCAGCTTTTGACGTTGGCTGGTTTGACCAGTGACGAGATTGACGCGCTATCGCCCCTTGAGGGGCGGAGCAATCAGAGCCTGAATGCGGGCTCTCTGGAATTCATGCGCCAGCTGAATGGCCTGGGTCTGCCACAACAGGCCCGCAAAAAAGTGGCTGCACTGGTGAAAGACAATCAATCGCTTTTTGACGCAGACCGTCGAAAGGCCTGAGAAGGAACGAAGGGATGCGCATCGCGCGCTAGCCCGCGGATAGGAAGGAAAGACCATGGTCGAATTTGCCCTCCCCAAGAACAGCCGGATCACGACCGGCAAGACCTGGCCCAAGCCGGAAGGCGCAAAGAATGTGCGCAAGTTCCAGATCTATCGCTGGAATCCGGATGACGGCAAAAACCCGAGTGTGGACACTTATTTTGTCGATATGGACAAATGCGGGCCGATGGTTCTGGACGCGCTGATTAAGATCAAAAACGAGATTGATCCGACTCTCACGTTCCGCCGCTCCTGCCGGGAAGGGATCTGCGGATCCTGTGCGATGAACATTGACGGGATCAACACATTGGCCTGTATCTATGGTCTGGACGAAGTCAAAGGCGACGTGAAAATCTACCCGCTTCCGCACATGCCGGTGGTGAAGGACCTGATCCCCGACCTGACGCACTTTTACGCTCAGCACGCCTCAATCATGCCTTGGCTTGAGACCAAGACAAATCGTCCCGCGAAAGAGTGGAAGCAATCGATCGAAGACCGCAAGAAGCTTGACGGTCTCTATGAATGTGTAATGTGCGCCAGCTGCTCGACGTCTTGCCCGAGCTACTGGTGGAACGGCGACAAGTATCTTGGCCCAGCCGCGCTTTTGCATGCCTACCGCTGGATAATCGACAGCCGTGACGAGGCGACGGGAGAGCGTCTGGACGATCTCGAAGATCCGTTCAAGCTGTATCGCTGCCACACGATCATGAACTGTGCGAAGACCTGCCCCAAGGGTTTGAACCCGGCCAAGGCCATTGCAGAGATCAAAAAAATGCTGGTAGAGCGACACGTCTAACGCCACGTCTTGAAAGACACACCTATGGGGCCGCTTTTCAGTGTCATCATGGTTGACTACGACCGGTCGGTGTCGCGCGACGAATTTCGTCGCGCGATCCAGTGTTTCGCGGATCAGACCTGCAAGGACTTCGAAATCCTGATCTATCACGACGGCCCGAAAGAACACCCCTACAGCAAAGACTTAGAAGGCATTGAGGGCTTGCCCGAGGTGCGGACTTTTGTTTCCGATGAACGTGAAAACGATTGGGGACATTCTAACAGGGATAGGGGAATTGGCGCTGCAAAGGGCGAATGGTTGATAATGACCAACGCCGACAACGTTTTTTATCCCGATGCAGTGCAAACGCTGAAGGACGCAGCTGTCAGCGCTTTCAAACCCAAGATACGCAATCGCACAGGGAACTGGTTGCAGCGGAAGGTTTTTCGGACCCGGCCGGACGCGTATGTCACTGGAGACCGCTTTGACATCCTTATTTTCCCGATCATTCTGAAAGGATGCACCGCGGTTCGTGATGGGCTGCGGCGGTTCAAAGGCGAGGAAAACACCCTTGAAGTGGTTCTTTCCGGACTGCCTATTGGAGCCGGCTACATAGATGCCATGCAGTTTGTAATGCGGCGCAGCACCTGGGTCGATGAGGGTGGCTGGAAAGACAAACGGATGGACAGCGACGGCCATCTCTATACCGAATTTGCAAAAAAGTATGGTATCCAGCCAATCAGCAAAATCCTTGGAGAACACTGGTAGCCGGACTGGCAATGCTGGTGTTACAGATCACGACACTGCGTTGAAGTCGCAGGACTCTTTGTGAATTTCCGACAATTGTGCGCAGAAGTATGCCATTGCATATTTTGCATGGCGCCTTTGCGCAGACGTGGCTTTTCTGCGACGCAGCGCGGTCCTATATGCGGGTCAGGGAGGGGGTAGACGCAACCCATTTGGAGATCAGTTCATGTCGCCCTCAGATAATGTCAAAACCGAAGATTTCGCTGCCCGCGCTCTGGAACTGCTGGAGCAATCCTATGCCTATTACAACCTGCCACTGCGCCAGGTGGATAACTCGGCCAGCGAAACCTATTACGAGTATGTAAAGGCTGCTTAAGGGCACCGCGCGCTCCCCGTCGCGGAGTAACGTAAAGTCCTGACGCTAGGTTGCTCTTGGAGCATCCCATTCGATTGACTAGCCTCTCTGGAAACGGGGAGGCTTTGTCATGTTTGACGTGATTGTTGTTGGCGGCGGTTTGGCCGGTCTTGTGGCTGCAAATGAAGCGGCAGACAGAGGACGTAAGGTTCTTCTGCTGGACCAGGAGGGAGAACAGAGCCTCGGCGGACAAGCCTTTTGGTCACTTGGGGGGCTGTTCATGATCGACACGCCGGAACAGCGGCGTATGGGCATCAAGGACAGCCACGCACTTGCGTCCGGTGACTGGATGGGGTCGGCCCAATTCGACCGGCCTGAAGATGCGAACCCGCGCAAAGTGGCCGAAGCGTACCTTGATTTTGCCGCGGGTGAAATGCGCCCCTGGCTTCATTCGATCGGCATGCGTTGGTTCCCGATTGTGGGGTGGGCCGAGCGCGGTGGAGAGATGGCCCACGGGCACGGCAACTCCGTGCCGCGTTTTCACATCACTTGGGGCACGGGACCGGGCGTGGTTGCGCCCTTTGAGCGCTTGGTGCGCGCGCATGCATCCGCCTGCCGTATTACGATGGAATTCCGGCGCAAGGTCAGTGGCTTGATCGTCGAAGGCGGCGTTGTCAAAGGCGTGCAGGGTGAGATTCTGTCCGATGACGGCGCAGATCGCGGGATGTCGACCAATCGGAAAGTCGTCGGTACATTTGAACATCGCGCAGAGGCAGTGGTGATCACTACGGGAGGGATCGGTGGTGATCATGACATGGTGCGCCAATACTGGCCGGAAGACCGGCTTGGAAAGCCGCCGCAACGCATGGTAGCCGGCGTCCCGGACTATGTTGATGGACAAATGCAGCGGGTTGCCGAGGGCGCTGGCGCCGCAATAATCAACGGCGACCGCATGTGGCATTACACAGAGGGACTTGCGAACTGGGATCCTATCTGGCCGAACCACGGAATTCGTATTCTGCCGGGACCAAGTTCGATGTGGTTTGATGCGGACGGCGAGCGTATGGAAGCTCCCTATCTTCCCGGGTTTGACAGCCTTGGCACGCTGAAGCGGATCCTGTCGACGGGGCATGAACACAGCTGGTTCATCCTGACTCAGAAGATCATCGAAAAGGAATTTGCGCTCTCGGGGTCCGAGCAAAACCCGGACCTGACGTCGGGCAAGTGGTCGGAGGTGTTGCGCCGGCGGATGATGAATAAAGGAGCGCCAGCCCCGGTAGAAGCGTTCAAAGAACACGGTGAGGACTTTGTCGTGGCCGACACTCTTGAAGAGCTGGTCGCGGACATGAACAAGATAACGCCCCAAGTCCCAGTGGATCTCGAAAAGATCCGCACACAGATCCAGATGCGGGATGCGCAAATCGACAACGAGTTCAGCAAGGACGCTCAGGTTACCGCCATCCGTGGTGCCCGAAACTATCGTGGCGATCGGTTGATCCGTACAGCAAAACCGCACCAGATACTGGATCGAGAGAATGGACCGCTGATCGCCGTGCGTTTGAATATTCTGACGCGCAAATCCCTTGGGGGATTGCATACGGATGTCACCGGTCAGGTTCTGCGTCCGGATGGCAGCGCATTTGACGGGCTGTTCGCGGCGGGCGAAGTTGCAGGTTTTGGCGGTGGTGGCTATCACGGCTATAACGCTCTGGAAGGCACGTTCCTTGGCGGCTGTATTTTCTCGGGTCGCGCGGTAGGGCGGTCTGTCTGATCTGGAAATCAAGGGGATAGCGGATGTGTGATGCACCAAAAGATGCCGACGCCCGGCGGGCTGTGAAACCGGTGATCTGTTATCCCAACGAAACTTTGCCGGAGGCGCCTTTGGCCCTTTATCAAGCGGCTCGGGACGGGGCGCAAAAGGTGGCAGAGACACTGGTTCCGGCTCGGGATGCGCGGTGTTTCGAAGTGCCTGCAGGGCACTTTGTGCGGATCACGTCGGTAGAAGGCCCGCAGGTCGGAGACCTGAATTTCTGGAACTTGCATGACCTGTCGGAGCGGTTCTATTCTGGAAAGACGCGCGCGCTTCACGGTACGCATGTGACCACCGGAGAGCGGTTGTGGTCGAGCTTTCCGACGCTGCGGCCGATGGCGACGATCGTAGCCGATACGCTGGGATGGTACGGCATCGATGAATTTGGCGGTTCCGTACATGATGTCATCGGTACGCGATGTGATCCCTATACGTCTAACCTATTGAATGAAAACCAATATCATTACTGCTGTCATTCGAATTTGACGCGGGCGCTGGCCGACCACATGGGGCTTTCTCTGGTGGAAGCCGAGCCGCATGTGCACGACGTGTTGAATGTTTTTATGTGTACTGGCTTCACCCGCGATACCGGCCAGTACTTTATGAAGGCGAGCCCGGTTCAGCCCGGTGATTATCTTGAGTTTTTTGCCGAGATTGATCTTCTTGGCGGTCTTTCGGCTTGCCCCGGCGGCGATTGCAGTGCTGAGCACAGTTCGGATGTGGCTGCCTGTCACCCGTTGCTCGTCGAAGTCTTTGAGCCAAAGGCGGGTGCGCTGGGTGAATGGACACAGCCTTCCGCCAATGGATACGACAGAACGCACGGGCGCTGAGCTTTGCAGGCCTGTCATTAGGCAGAACCCCCGTTGCCTGTTATGCTTGATGCATAGTTTTAGGTATCTGGAGGTAAGCAAATGAAACGAATGACATTTTTGGCGGCCGCGTTTTCAGCCGGAATGGCTTTCGCCGGGGAGACACCGTCGCCTGATGGGGCGAAAGTCTATTTCATTAATCTTGAGGATGGCGCCACGGTCACCAGTCCCGTGATGATCCAGATGGGGCTTTCCGGTATGGGGGTTGCCCCCGCGGGAACCGAGAAGGAAAACACCGGTCACCACCACATTTTCATCAACAGACCGCCGCTTGGTGAAGGCACTGAGGACGCTGAACTGCTGGAAAACGGAGTGCCTACGGACGACAACCACAAGCACTTTGGAGGGGGACAAACTGAGGTGATGCTGGATCTGCCCGCCGGTACGCATACGCTTCAGCTGGTGCTTGGCGACGAGTTCCATGTGCCGCACAACCCTCCGGTGGCATCCGCGGTTATCACGATCACGGTGGAGTAAGTCGAATCAGAGGTTAAGCCGCTGACAGAAAGCGGTTTTGTCAGGCTGCAACGTGGCTGCAAAACGTCGGCATCGCGTCGGTATCAATGTCCAAAAAACAACGCCCGCGCCGGTTAAAGGGGCGGGCGTTGCGTTTTGCGGTTATTGAAAGTCTTCAGGCGAAGGCGGCTTCCAGAGCGATTTCGACCATATCTCCAAAGCTTTGTTCGCGATCCTCGGAAGGCAGGGCTTCGCCCGTCAGCAGGTGATCGGAGATTGTCAGAACCGCGAGACCCCGAACGCCGTAACGAGCGGCGAGATTGTACAGTTCGGCGGCTTCCATTTCGACGCCGAGAATGCCGTGGCGCACCATCTGCTCATTCAGGTCCGGGCGTTCGTCATAGAAAACATCCGAGCTGTAGATACCGCCAACGTGTGTCGGTGTGCCTTTGGCTTGTGCCGCATCGGCCGCTGCACGCAGCAGGCCATAATCGGCGCAAGGTGCAAAGTTCAGTTCCTTGAAGATGCCGCGGGAGGGTGTGGATAGCGTGGAAGCTGTCATGGCGATGACCACGTCGCGCACTTTCACGTGTTCCTGCATGCCACCGGCGGAGCCAATACGGATCAAGGTCTTTGCGCCGTAGTCTTTGATCAGCTCGTTGACATAGATCGACAGCGAGGGCATGCCCATGCCGGACCCGTGAATGGTGACGCGATTACCTTTGTAGGTGCCGGTGAAGCCGAGCATGCCGCGCACTTCGTTCACACAGACCGCATCCTCAAGGAAATTTTCTGCCGCCCAGCGCGCTCGGTAGGGATCACCGGGAAGAAGAACGGTTTCAGCGATGTCGCCTGGCTTGGCGCCGATGTGAACGGTCATGGGGTCACCTTTGATTGGAACAAAATCAGTAGTCCTCCTGATGCTTCAAACTTGCATGTGGATGCAAGCTGATTTGACCAGAAGGACTTTCTCGAGTTGGCGCTAAAACGCCAAAAACTTTAGATGCAGCCAAGCAGCTGACGTCAGATTTCCATCTGCTCGGGGGTAACTCCGGCTGCAAGTGCCTCGTCAAACCACTTCGGTTTTCGGCCTTTGCCTGTCCAAGTGCGGGTTTTGTCTTTCGGGTCTGCGTATTTCGGCACGCCCTTGTTGAGAGACGCGCGGCGTCGGCCCAGTCCGGTGGCTGCGGCCAGATCGGCCAGCGAGTAGCCGAATTGTTCCGCTGCGTCTTCCACCGCTTTTAGCGCATCCCTGCGGCGGTCGGCTTCACGTTTTTTGAGCTCGATCTCGATTTCCGCTTTCAGCGCAACCAATTCCTCGTACGATTTCTTCGCGAGATTCATGCCAATTCCATCCTCTTCATTGACTTGACGCCATTAGGCGAGGTTCGAATGGGAGCGACAAGTTGCTATTTGTATCAGTGTTATTGAACGGGCATTTTCACCGGAAATGAAAACGCCGCGCCAATTCGAAATGAAGGCGCGGCGTTCCAGTATTTGAGAATGGTGAAAGATATCCGCTATTCCGCGGCCACCGCTTTTGGGTCAGCCAGCGTGACAATGTCTTTCATGATTGTATTCAGCTCAAAGTCTTTTGGCGTATAGACGCGGGCCACACCCATCGCGCGCAACCGGTCAGCATCGTCGTCGGGAATGATCCCGCCCACGATCACGGGTGTGTCGCCCAGACCAGCTTCACGCATCCGATGCATGAGGTCTTCGACCAGCGGGATATGGGATCCGGACAGGATCGACAGGCCGACAACATGAGCTTCATCATCGAGGGCCTTGGACACAATCTCCTCCGGCGTTAGGCGGATGCCCTCGTAGGTGATGTCCATACCGCAATCACGGGCGCGGAAAGCAATCTGCTCGGCGCCGTTGGAGTGGCCGTCGAGACCGGGCTTGCCGATTACGAATTTCAGACGGCGCCCCAGTTTGTCGGATACTGCGTCCACTGCGGAGCGGAGGTCTTCCAGCCCTTCCGTCTTGTTTGACGGTGCGCCGGAAACGCCTGTGGGACCGCGATATTCTCCGTGTACCGTGCGCATTTGCGCGGCCCATTCGCCAGTCGTAACGCCTGCTTTGGCTGCGGCGATTGACGCTGGCATGACGTTTTCACCATTGGCGGCCGCGGCACGCAGATCGGCGAGGGCTTTTTCGACCGCAGCGGTATCGCGCTCGCGGCGCCAGTCATTCAGGCGGGTGATCTGCTCCTGTTCGACAGCCGGATCAACGACCATGATGCCGCCATCACCGGTCATCAGAGGCGATGGCTCGCCCTTTTGGAACTTGTTCACGCCTACGACGACGGTTTCACCTGCTTCGATGCGGCCAAGGCGGTCGGCGTTGGAATCCACGAGACGGGATTTCATATAGTCGATTGCGCCAATGGCTCCGCCCATGCTTTCAAGATTGGACAGTTCGTGGCGCGCGCCGGCTTTGAGATCTTCGACTTTCGCGTCGACCGCAGGGTTGCCGTCGAATAGATCGTCGTATTCCAGCAAGTCGGTTTCAAATGCCATAATTTGTTGCATGCGCATGGACCATTGCTGGTCCCATGGTCGGGGCAGACCGAGCGCCTCGTTCCATGCTGGCAATTGCACCGCGCGGGCGCGGGCTTTTTTCGAAAGGGTCACAGCCAGCATTTCGATCAGAATTCGATAAACGTTGTTTTCCGGTTGTTGTTCGGTAAGGCCAAGAGAGTTGACCTGAACGCCATAGCGGAAGCGGCGGTATTTCGGATTGTCGACGCCGTAGCGTGTTTCGAGGATTTCATCCCACAAATCCACAAAGGCACGCATTTTGCACATCTCTGTAACGAACCGAATACCGGCATTTACAAAGAACGAGATTCTGCCTGCGAGGGCGGGGAAGTCTTCGGCAGGTACGCGGGGCTTGAGGGCATCCAGGACCGCAATCGCCGTGGCCAGTGCAAAGGCCAATTCCTGTTCCGGTGTCGCGCCGGCTTCTTGCAGGTGGTAGGAGCAGACGTTCATCGGGTTCCATTTGGGAACGTTGGTGTAGCAGTACTCTGCCACGTCCGCGATCATCTTGAGGCTGGGCTCTGGTGGGCAGATATAGGTGCCACGGCTGAGGTATTCCTTGATCAGGTCGTTCTGAACGGTGCCCTGAAGCTTCGTGACATCTGCGCCCTGTTCTTCGGCAACAGCGATGTAGAGCGACAACAGCCACGGTGCCGTGGCGTTGATCGTCATCGAGGTGTTCATCTGCTCCAGAGGGATCTGGTCAAACAGCGTGCGCATATCTCCGAGGTGACAGACCGGCACGCCCACCTTTCCGACCTCTCCGCGCGAGAGAACGTGATCGCTGTCGTAGCCGGTTTGGGTCGGCAGGTCGAATGCGACGGAGAGACCGGTCTGACCTTTTTCAAGGTTGGAGCGGTAGAGCGCATTGGAAGCCTTGGCGGTGGAGTGACCGGCATAGGTCCGGATCAGCCATGGGCGGTCCTTCTGGCGGTCTTGCTGCGTCTGCGACATTTGGGGCCTCCTGAATCAGTGTCAAAAAACACGGCGGCAATATTGTTGCGTGAGAACCTAGAAGTGTGAAATTTCATTTGCAAGCGATTTCGCTGCGTTGCGGCGAGGCGCGACGCGAGGTCGTCTGCCTTTCGCTGTGCCCGGGCGAGGCGATTTTGTTGTTTACCGCGCGCTTTTTGCGTTGCAAGGGTGGGCCATGACGCAAACTGTCGAGTTACCAGTCTGGCTGTTCATCCTGATCCTGCTGTTTGCGGCGGTGACAGCTGCAAGCCATTTGCTTTTCCCGTCCGTACGCTGGTTCTTCCGGCGGCGTATGGAAAAGGCCGTGTCGCAGTTAAACGAGCGCCTGGAGCGGCCGATCGAACCTTTCAAGCTGGCGCGTCGGCACGACATGATCCAGCGCCTGATCT
This genomic window from Shimia isoporae contains:
- a CDS encoding protein meaA, with the protein product MSQTQQDRQKDRPWLIRTYAGHSTAKASNALYRSNLEKGQTGLSVAFDLPTQTGYDSDHVLSRGEVGKVGVPVCHLGDMRTLFDQIPLEQMNTSMTINATAPWLLSLYIAVAEEQGADVTKLQGTVQNDLIKEYLSRGTYICPPEPSLKMIADVAEYCYTNVPKWNPMNVCSYHLQEAGATPEQELAFALATAIAVLDALKPRVPAEDFPALAGRISFFVNAGIRFVTEMCKMRAFVDLWDEILETRYGVDNPKYRRFRYGVQVNSLGLTEQQPENNVYRILIEMLAVTLSKKARARAVQLPAWNEALGLPRPWDQQWSMRMQQIMAFETDLLEYDDLFDGNPAVDAKVEDLKAGARHELSNLESMGGAIGAIDYMKSRLVDSNADRLGRIEAGETVVVGVNKFQKGEPSPLMTGDGGIMVVDPAVEQEQITRLNDWRRERDTAAVEKALADLRAAAANGENVMPASIAAAKAGVTTGEWAAQMRTVHGEYRGPTGVSGAPSNKTEGLEDLRSAVDAVSDKLGRRLKFVIGKPGLDGHSNGAEQIAFRARDCGMDITYEGIRLTPEEIVSKALDDEAHVVGLSILSGSHIPLVEDLMHRMREAGLGDTPVIVGGIIPDDDADRLRAMGVARVYTPKDFELNTIMKDIVTLADPKAVAAE
- a CDS encoding H-NS family nucleoid-associated regulatory protein encodes the protein MNLAKKSYEELVALKAEIEIELKKREADRRRDALKAVEDAAEQFGYSLADLAAATGLGRRRASLNKGVPKYADPKDKTRTWTGKGRKPKWFDEALAAGVTPEQMEI